The following coding sequences are from one Carassius auratus strain Wakin chromosome 47, ASM336829v1, whole genome shotgun sequence window:
- the LOC113064884 gene encoding rho GTPase-activating protein 45-like isoform X1, with the protein MLKRGSSSKSYSPYATSQRVKKSSSKTKLDILPNRPNVWLKQLSALQEQPRKDAVDSASSSHTSSSQSPPVLDVSSSCPGTPLAQHTKLVGGPSPMGTLKRPTSLSRNPSAAGFPIQSWVFSKGAGKSVISQSPSPETPETAVAIEVEDIPSLLRIVERFAKAVEKLKDVVLEDKQENRRPLAHEFLGEVLRILRQVISMYPLLNTVETLTAAGKLISQVKGYHYEVCNEADKKDFEKAIETIAVAFSSNVSELLMGEVDSSTLLSVMPSEKSRSMENLSGHDCLHTRSDSSELVMSAEEVDIILQRSEGGVDSALTYAKTISKYMKDLIGYIERKLALELEFSKGLQRIYQSCKQTIIQPHMPFFSIYSLALEQDLEQGAGMHQAASTLQNQTFIMPLLLRKQEHEKKRKEIKEHWLKAKRKLMECEANLRRAKQVYMTRCEEYDKARTAANRAEEEGGSSTTKTVDKKKRLEEEARNKAEEAEATYRTCIADATTQHQELEHMKVTVLRQIQEVIKQTDQTIRSATISYYQIMHMQTVALPVHYQTLCESSKLYDPGQQYGTHVKDLQMSEEPETHYEFEAYCVSSSQPSARARSDSANTEAHSSAEAPPTAGETGDTSASQKDEPKRARGHMTHKSWGSTVSDTDSVGGGSGLGSPTTSTCDISKMARTSSTGTMSSNEDADEKDSNVTSFEAPNINGIEPEIVVPTGPFRNVGLSKAAQTHKLRKLRSPSKCRECDSYVYFQGAECEECFLACHKRCLETLAIQCGHKKLQGRLQLFGQDFSQVSGNSPDGIPFIIKKCIGEIERRALRMKGIYRVNGVKTRVEKLCQAFENGKELVELSQSSPHDISNVLKLYLRQLPEPIMPFRLYNSLMGLAKESLTVVGPEGAETGKGPDLVDLGPETDPELLALVDRLKNLLKELPKQNTATLCYIARHLRRIAELEDDNKMSPSNLGIVFGPSLMRPRPSGATVSLSSLVDYPYQARIVETLIVFYPSIFHSDSSRPACSSTPRTLSLQKESSIDEEHCSNDEQGGTDEPGAVESDKLEGHESSTGTPGSLEHSLDSDSDADEERGRGELQPPSPTEQALDSPTETQMKLPVLLVTLQCPSSSNKSDPPAIPESEPPELDDAEATSSLAALNINQE; encoded by the exons ATGTTGAAGCGTGGATCAAGTAGCAAAAGCTACAGTCCTTACGCGACTAGTCAGAGAGTGAAAAAGTCAAGCAGCAAAACTAAATTGGACATCTTACCAAACAGACCCAACGTCTGGCTCAAGCAG CTCTCTGCTCTTCAAGAACAGCCTCGGAAAGATGCAGTCGATTCTGCCTCTTCGTCCCACACGTCCTCCAGTCAGTCTCCCCCTGTCCTAGACGTCTCGTCTTCCTGTCCAGGTACCCCTTTGGCCCAGCACACCAAGCTGGTGGGCGGCCCGTCCCCAATGGGCACCCTAAAACGGCCAACTTCCTTGAGTCGCAATCCAAGTGCAGCGGGCTTCCCGATCCAGTCTTGGGTCTTCAGTAAGGGTGCGGGAAAATCCGTCATCTCCCAGAGTCCCTCGCCGGAGACGCCCGAGACTGCAGTGGCCATCGAGGTGGAAGACATCCCATCATTGCTACGCATAGTGGAGCGGTTTGCCAAAGCGGTGGAGAAACTGAAAGATGTCGTGCTTGAAG acaAACAGGAGAATAGGCGTCCGCTGGCCCATGAGTTTTTGGGGGAGGTTCTGCGCATCTTGCGGCAGGTCATCAGCATGTACCCTCTCCTCAACACGGTGGAGACGCTCACCGCTGCCGGCAAACTCATCTCACAGGTCAAAG GATACCACTATGAAGTGTGCAATGAAGCAGACAAAAAAGATTTTGAGAAGGCCATCGAGACCATCGCTGTAGCCTTTAGCAGCAA TGTGTCTGAGCTGCTGATGGGAGAGGTGGACAGCAGCACACTGTTGTCGGTCATGCCCTCGGAGAAGAGCAGG TCTATGGAGAACCTCTCGGGGCATGATTGTTTACACACAAGGAGCGATTCTTCTGAGCTGG TGATGAGCGCTGAAGAGGTGGACATTATCCTGCAGCGCAGTGAAGGAGGTGTGGACTCGGCTCTGACCTACGCTAAAACCATCTCCAAATACATGAAGGATCTGATCGGCTACATTGAGAGGAAGCTTGCGCTAG AGCTGGAGTTCTCCAAGGGCTTACAAAGGATCTATCAGTCTTGTAAACAGACCATCATACAG CCACACATGCCCTTCTTCTCCATCTACTCTCTGGCTCTGGAGCAGGACCTGGAGCAGGGCGCTGGGATGCACCAGGCGGCCTCCACCCTGCAGAACCAGACCTTCATCATG CCTCTGCTGCTCCGCAAACAAGAGCACGAGAAGAAACGCAAGGAGATCAAGGAACACTGGCTGAAGGCCAAGAGAAAACTG ATGGAGTGTGAGGCTAACCTGCGCAGGGCTAAGCAGGTCTACATGACCCGCTGCGAGGAGTACGACAAGGCCAGGACGGCGGCTAACAGGGCCGAGGAGGAGGGCGGCAGCTCCACCACCAAAACAGTAGACAAGAAGAAACGGCTGGAGGAAGAGGCCCGCAACAAG GCTGAGGAGGCCGAGGCCACGTACCGGACGTGTATCGCAGACGCCACCACACAACACCAGGAGCTGGAGCACATGAAGGTCACCGTCCTGCGGCAGATCCAAGAGGTCATCAAACAGACCGACCAGACCATCCGCTCG GCCACAATTTCCTACTACCAGATCATGCACATGCAGACGGTAGCGCTGCCGGTGCACTATCAGACGCTGTGTGAGAGCAGTAAACTGTACGACCCAGGACAGCAGTACGGCACGCACGTCAAAGACCTCCAGATGAGCGAAGAGCCCGAGACGCATTACGAGTTTGAGGCCTACTGTGTCTCCTCCAGCCA GCCGTCAGCCAGAGCTCGTTCTGACAGCGCTAACACTGAAGCTCATAGCAGTGCTGAAGCCCCGCCCACCGCCGGAGAAACCGGAGACACGAGCGCCTCTCAGAAAGATGAACCGAAGAGAG CTCGAGGTCACATGACCCACAAATCCTGGGGCTCCACAGTGAGCGACACAGACAGTGTGGGAGGAGGAAGCGGCCTGGGATCCCCGACTACCAGCACAT GTGACATAAGTAAAATGGCCCGAACGTCATCTACAGGAACCATGTCATCAAACGAAGACGCAGATGAGAAGGACTCAAATGTTACTTCCTTTGAAGCACCAA ACATAAACGGCATTGAGCCTGAGATTGTGGTTCCCACCGGGCCGTTCCGAAACGTGGGGCTGTCGAAAGCGGCTCAGACGCACAAACTGCGTAAACTGCGCTCCCCGTCCAAATGCAGAGAATGCGACAGCTACGTTTATTTCCAGGGAGCCGAGTGTGAGGAG TGTTTCCTGGCCTGTCACAAACGCTGCTTGGAGACTTTGGCCATTCAGTGTGGCCACAAGAAGCTCCAGGGTCGCCTTCAGCTGTTCGGGCAGGATTTCTCGCAGGTGTCCGGCAACAGTCCCGACGGCATCCCCTTCATCATCAAGAAGTGCATCGGTGAGATCGAGAGAAGAGCTTTGAGGATGAAG GGTATTTATCGAGTGAATGGGGTGAAGACGCGGGTGGAGAAGCTGTGTCAGGCGTTTGAGAACGGCAAAGAGCTGGTGGAGCTGTCCCAGTCCTCACCACACGACATCAGTAACGTACTGAAGCTTTACCTGCGACAG CTTCCAGAGCCCATCATGCCCTTCCGTCTGTACAACAGTCTGATGGGTCTGGCGAAGGAAAGCCTGACTGTAGTGGGTCCAGAGGGAGCAGAGACGGGCAAAGGGCCTGACCTGGTGGACCTCGGCCCTGAGACAGACCCTGAACTCTTGGCCCTCGTGGACAGACTTAAGAATCTCCTTAAAGAGCTGCCCAAACAAAACACAGCGACTCTCTGCTACATAGCGCGCCACCTGAGAAG GATTGCAGAACTGGAAGATGACAATAAGATGAGCCCGAGCAATCTGGGCATCGTGTTTGGCCCCTCACTGATGCGGCCCCGGCCCTCAGGGGCCACGGTGTCCCTGTCGTCTCTGGTGGATTACCCTTACCAGGCCCGCATAGTGGAGACCCTCATTGTGTTTTATCCCTCCATTTTCCATTCGGACTCCAGTCGGCCTGCGTGCAGCAGCACCCCGCGCACACTGTCCCTACAGAAG GAAAGCAGTATTGATGAAGAACACTGTTCAAACGACGAACAAGGAGGCACAGATGAACCCGGCGCTGTAGAGTCAGACAAATTAGAGGGCCATG AGAGTTCAACAGGAACCCCTGGTTCTCTGGAACACAGTCTGGACTCAGACTCTGATGCAGACGAGGAACGGGGCAGAGGTGAACTTCAGCCCCCTAGTCCTACAGAGCAGGCACTCGACTCTCCCACCGAAACACAAATGAAGCTGCCCGTCCTCCTGGTGACCCTGCAGTGTCCCTCCAGCTCAAACAAGAGCGACCCGCCTGCCATCCCCGAGAGCGAGCCGCCAGAGTTAGACGACGCAGAAGCAACGAGCTCGCTGGCAGCGTTAAACATCAATCAAGAGTAA
- the LOC113064884 gene encoding rho GTPase-activating protein 45-like isoform X2, with the protein MFSKRTKELIKTHSMSKKSRTGSSPSSLNSPSLSALQEQPRKDAVDSASSSHTSSSQSPPVLDVSSSCPGTPLAQHTKLVGGPSPMGTLKRPTSLSRNPSAAGFPIQSWVFSKGAGKSVISQSPSPETPETAVAIEVEDIPSLLRIVERFAKAVEKLKDVVLEDKQENRRPLAHEFLGEVLRILRQVISMYPLLNTVETLTAAGKLISQVKGYHYEVCNEADKKDFEKAIETIAVAFSSNVSELLMGEVDSSTLLSVMPSEKSRSMENLSGHDCLHTRSDSSELVMSAEEVDIILQRSEGGVDSALTYAKTISKYMKDLIGYIERKLALELEFSKGLQRIYQSCKQTIIQPHMPFFSIYSLALEQDLEQGAGMHQAASTLQNQTFIMPLLLRKQEHEKKRKEIKEHWLKAKRKLMECEANLRRAKQVYMTRCEEYDKARTAANRAEEEGGSSTTKTVDKKKRLEEEARNKAEEAEATYRTCIADATTQHQELEHMKVTVLRQIQEVIKQTDQTIRSATISYYQIMHMQTVALPVHYQTLCESSKLYDPGQQYGTHVKDLQMSEEPETHYEFEAYCVSSSQPSARARSDSANTEAHSSAEAPPTAGETGDTSASQKDEPKRARGHMTHKSWGSTVSDTDSVGGGSGLGSPTTSTCDISKMARTSSTGTMSSNEDADEKDSNVTSFEAPNINGIEPEIVVPTGPFRNVGLSKAAQTHKLRKLRSPSKCRECDSYVYFQGAECEECFLACHKRCLETLAIQCGHKKLQGRLQLFGQDFSQVSGNSPDGIPFIIKKCIGEIERRALRMKGIYRVNGVKTRVEKLCQAFENGKELVELSQSSPHDISNVLKLYLRQLPEPIMPFRLYNSLMGLAKESLTVVGPEGAETGKGPDLVDLGPETDPELLALVDRLKNLLKELPKQNTATLCYIARHLRRIAELEDDNKMSPSNLGIVFGPSLMRPRPSGATVSLSSLVDYPYQARIVETLIVFYPSIFHSDSSRPACSSTPRTLSLQKESSIDEEHCSNDEQGGTDEPGAVESDKLEGHESSTGTPGSLEHSLDSDSDADEERGRGELQPPSPTEQALDSPTETQMKLPVLLVTLQCPSSSNKSDPPAIPESEPPELDDAEATSSLAALNINQE; encoded by the exons ATGTTCTCTAAAAGGACAAAGGAACTGATAAAGACTCACTCGATGTCAAAGAAGAGCCGAACAGGAAGCAGCCCATCTTCTCTCAACTCTCCATCA CTCTCTGCTCTTCAAGAACAGCCTCGGAAAGATGCAGTCGATTCTGCCTCTTCGTCCCACACGTCCTCCAGTCAGTCTCCCCCTGTCCTAGACGTCTCGTCTTCCTGTCCAGGTACCCCTTTGGCCCAGCACACCAAGCTGGTGGGCGGCCCGTCCCCAATGGGCACCCTAAAACGGCCAACTTCCTTGAGTCGCAATCCAAGTGCAGCGGGCTTCCCGATCCAGTCTTGGGTCTTCAGTAAGGGTGCGGGAAAATCCGTCATCTCCCAGAGTCCCTCGCCGGAGACGCCCGAGACTGCAGTGGCCATCGAGGTGGAAGACATCCCATCATTGCTACGCATAGTGGAGCGGTTTGCCAAAGCGGTGGAGAAACTGAAAGATGTCGTGCTTGAAG acaAACAGGAGAATAGGCGTCCGCTGGCCCATGAGTTTTTGGGGGAGGTTCTGCGCATCTTGCGGCAGGTCATCAGCATGTACCCTCTCCTCAACACGGTGGAGACGCTCACCGCTGCCGGCAAACTCATCTCACAGGTCAAAG GATACCACTATGAAGTGTGCAATGAAGCAGACAAAAAAGATTTTGAGAAGGCCATCGAGACCATCGCTGTAGCCTTTAGCAGCAA TGTGTCTGAGCTGCTGATGGGAGAGGTGGACAGCAGCACACTGTTGTCGGTCATGCCCTCGGAGAAGAGCAGG TCTATGGAGAACCTCTCGGGGCATGATTGTTTACACACAAGGAGCGATTCTTCTGAGCTGG TGATGAGCGCTGAAGAGGTGGACATTATCCTGCAGCGCAGTGAAGGAGGTGTGGACTCGGCTCTGACCTACGCTAAAACCATCTCCAAATACATGAAGGATCTGATCGGCTACATTGAGAGGAAGCTTGCGCTAG AGCTGGAGTTCTCCAAGGGCTTACAAAGGATCTATCAGTCTTGTAAACAGACCATCATACAG CCACACATGCCCTTCTTCTCCATCTACTCTCTGGCTCTGGAGCAGGACCTGGAGCAGGGCGCTGGGATGCACCAGGCGGCCTCCACCCTGCAGAACCAGACCTTCATCATG CCTCTGCTGCTCCGCAAACAAGAGCACGAGAAGAAACGCAAGGAGATCAAGGAACACTGGCTGAAGGCCAAGAGAAAACTG ATGGAGTGTGAGGCTAACCTGCGCAGGGCTAAGCAGGTCTACATGACCCGCTGCGAGGAGTACGACAAGGCCAGGACGGCGGCTAACAGGGCCGAGGAGGAGGGCGGCAGCTCCACCACCAAAACAGTAGACAAGAAGAAACGGCTGGAGGAAGAGGCCCGCAACAAG GCTGAGGAGGCCGAGGCCACGTACCGGACGTGTATCGCAGACGCCACCACACAACACCAGGAGCTGGAGCACATGAAGGTCACCGTCCTGCGGCAGATCCAAGAGGTCATCAAACAGACCGACCAGACCATCCGCTCG GCCACAATTTCCTACTACCAGATCATGCACATGCAGACGGTAGCGCTGCCGGTGCACTATCAGACGCTGTGTGAGAGCAGTAAACTGTACGACCCAGGACAGCAGTACGGCACGCACGTCAAAGACCTCCAGATGAGCGAAGAGCCCGAGACGCATTACGAGTTTGAGGCCTACTGTGTCTCCTCCAGCCA GCCGTCAGCCAGAGCTCGTTCTGACAGCGCTAACACTGAAGCTCATAGCAGTGCTGAAGCCCCGCCCACCGCCGGAGAAACCGGAGACACGAGCGCCTCTCAGAAAGATGAACCGAAGAGAG CTCGAGGTCACATGACCCACAAATCCTGGGGCTCCACAGTGAGCGACACAGACAGTGTGGGAGGAGGAAGCGGCCTGGGATCCCCGACTACCAGCACAT GTGACATAAGTAAAATGGCCCGAACGTCATCTACAGGAACCATGTCATCAAACGAAGACGCAGATGAGAAGGACTCAAATGTTACTTCCTTTGAAGCACCAA ACATAAACGGCATTGAGCCTGAGATTGTGGTTCCCACCGGGCCGTTCCGAAACGTGGGGCTGTCGAAAGCGGCTCAGACGCACAAACTGCGTAAACTGCGCTCCCCGTCCAAATGCAGAGAATGCGACAGCTACGTTTATTTCCAGGGAGCCGAGTGTGAGGAG TGTTTCCTGGCCTGTCACAAACGCTGCTTGGAGACTTTGGCCATTCAGTGTGGCCACAAGAAGCTCCAGGGTCGCCTTCAGCTGTTCGGGCAGGATTTCTCGCAGGTGTCCGGCAACAGTCCCGACGGCATCCCCTTCATCATCAAGAAGTGCATCGGTGAGATCGAGAGAAGAGCTTTGAGGATGAAG GGTATTTATCGAGTGAATGGGGTGAAGACGCGGGTGGAGAAGCTGTGTCAGGCGTTTGAGAACGGCAAAGAGCTGGTGGAGCTGTCCCAGTCCTCACCACACGACATCAGTAACGTACTGAAGCTTTACCTGCGACAG CTTCCAGAGCCCATCATGCCCTTCCGTCTGTACAACAGTCTGATGGGTCTGGCGAAGGAAAGCCTGACTGTAGTGGGTCCAGAGGGAGCAGAGACGGGCAAAGGGCCTGACCTGGTGGACCTCGGCCCTGAGACAGACCCTGAACTCTTGGCCCTCGTGGACAGACTTAAGAATCTCCTTAAAGAGCTGCCCAAACAAAACACAGCGACTCTCTGCTACATAGCGCGCCACCTGAGAAG GATTGCAGAACTGGAAGATGACAATAAGATGAGCCCGAGCAATCTGGGCATCGTGTTTGGCCCCTCACTGATGCGGCCCCGGCCCTCAGGGGCCACGGTGTCCCTGTCGTCTCTGGTGGATTACCCTTACCAGGCCCGCATAGTGGAGACCCTCATTGTGTTTTATCCCTCCATTTTCCATTCGGACTCCAGTCGGCCTGCGTGCAGCAGCACCCCGCGCACACTGTCCCTACAGAAG GAAAGCAGTATTGATGAAGAACACTGTTCAAACGACGAACAAGGAGGCACAGATGAACCCGGCGCTGTAGAGTCAGACAAATTAGAGGGCCATG AGAGTTCAACAGGAACCCCTGGTTCTCTGGAACACAGTCTGGACTCAGACTCTGATGCAGACGAGGAACGGGGCAGAGGTGAACTTCAGCCCCCTAGTCCTACAGAGCAGGCACTCGACTCTCCCACCGAAACACAAATGAAGCTGCCCGTCCTCCTGGTGACCCTGCAGTGTCCCTCCAGCTCAAACAAGAGCGACCCGCCTGCCATCCCCGAGAGCGAGCCGCCAGAGTTAGACGACGCAGAAGCAACGAGCTCGCTGGCAGCGTTAAACATCAATCAAGAGTAA